Proteins encoded together in one Coffea arabica cultivar ET-39 chromosome 2c, Coffea Arabica ET-39 HiFi, whole genome shotgun sequence window:
- the LOC113725881 gene encoding calcium-binding protein KRP1-like, giving the protein MDARSPTTIHFEDLLPTMADKLGGEGLIKELCNGFQLLMDGKKGLITFDSLKKKSALLGLQDFQDEEIKSMIKEGDLDGDGALNQLEFCMLMFRLSPELTGGAGRLLEEAFPQI; this is encoded by the coding sequence ATGGATGCTAGAAGTCCAACGACAATTCATTTTGAAGATCTGTTGCCTACTATGGCCGATAAGCTAGGAGGTGAGGGATTGATCAAAGAGCTATGTAATGGATTTCAGCTGCTCATGGACGGTAAAAAGGGCTTGATCACCTTTGACAGCCTCAAGAAAAAATCTGCTCTTCTTGGATTGCAAGATTTCCAGGACGAGGAGATCAAAAGCATGATTAAAGAGGGAGATTTGGACGGTGATGGTGCACTTAACCAGCTGGAGTTTTGCATGTTGATGTTCAGGTTGAGTCCTGAGCTAACGGGTGGTGCTGGAAGATTGCTAGAAGAAGCCTTTCCACAGATTTGA
- the LOC113725880 gene encoding thioredoxin-like fold domain-containing protein MRL7 homolog, chloroplastic isoform X1 encodes MLVATLNTSLPFLSFSSFSSCDTIVQAICSYPRCSNVLFPHWREHKLLSRSLICLASSKNAGSSPVPNASQNPDSKPKKPNPRTRESKAPKDKDKNLKNIFPTTIPKKPRRGRRSEAAAVEDFIRDSLERTFASIKEQDFEILKDKESIIKERVDEESGSDHSSDDEDHDNGSREKNMVMEEEDPNWPLDADVGWGIRASEYFEQHPIRNVVGEDGVEIDWEGEIDYGLVKEINCLEWESFAFRPSPLIVLVFERYNRASENWKVLKELEKAAEVFWKAKERLPPRTLKLDINIERDLAYALKVKECPQILFLRGNRILYREKEPRRSDELVQMIAHFYYNAKKPMCINDAFLSPPC; translated from the exons atgctCGTTGCTACATTAAATACTAGCCTTcccttcctctctttttcatcattttcatcctgtGATACAATCGTTCAAGCTATATGTAGCTATCCACGTTGTTCAAATGTCTTGTTTCCACATTGGCGGGAACACAAGCTGTTATCTAGAAGTCTGATTTGTTTAGCCAGCTCGAAGAATGCTGGTTCAAGTCCTGTTCCTAATGCCAGCCAGAATCCTGATTCAAAACCTAAAAAGCCAAATCCCCGGACACGTGAATCTAAAGCACCCAAAGATAAAGATAAAAATCTGAAGAATATATTCCCCACGACAATTCCTAAAAAGCCAAGGCGTGGTCGTAGGAGTGAAGCAGCTGCAGTTGAGGATTTTATTCGTGATTCTCTGGAGCGGACATTTGCATCAATCAAAGAACAGGATTTTGAAATCCTGAAAGACAAGGAAAGCATCATAAAGGAGAGGGTAGATGAGGAGAGTGGTTCTGATCATAGTAGTGACGATGAAGATCATGATAATGGGAGTAGAGAGAAAAACATGGTAATGGAGGAGGAGGATCCAAATTGGCCTCTCGATGCAGATGTGGGCTGGGGAATTAGGGCATCAGAATATTTTGAGCAGCATCCCATCAGAAATGTTGTTGGAGAAGATGGTGTTGAGATTGATTGGGAAGGGGAGATTGATTATGGGTTGGTCAAGGAGATAAATTGTCTTGAATGGGAAAGCTTTGCATTTCGTCCAAGCCCCttaattgttcttgtttttGAAAGATACAACAG GGCAAGTGAAAACTGGAAAGTTTTGAAGGAGCTTGAGAAAGCAGCAGAGGTCTTTTGGAAAGCCAAGGAACGGTTGCCTCCTCGG ACATTAAAGCTAGACATCAACATTGAGAGGGATCTGGCATATGCTCTTAAAGTTAAAGAATGTCCACAAATATTGTTCTTACGCGGTAACCGGATATTGTACAGGGAAAAAG AGCCACGGAGATCTGATGAGCTGGTACAGATGATTGCACATTTCTATTATAATGCAAAAAAGCCTATGTGCATTAATGATGCTTTTTTGTCTCCACCATGTTAG
- the LOC113725880 gene encoding thioredoxin-like fold domain-containing protein MRL7, chloroplastic isoform X2 has product MLVATLNTSLPFLSFSSFSSCDTIVQAICSYPRCSNVLFPHWREHKLLSRSLICLASSKNAGSSPVPNASQNPDSKPKKPNPRTRESKAPKDKDKNLKNIFPTTIPKKPRRGRRSEAAAVEDFIRDSLERTFASIKEQDFEILKDKESIIKERVDEESGSDHSSDDEDHDNGSREKNMVMEEEDPNWPLDADVGWGIRASEYFEQHPIRNVVGEDGVEIDWEGEIDYGLVKEINCLEWESFAFRPSPLIVLVFERYNRASENWKVLKELEKAAEVFWKAKERLPPRCNAIDLLERVPIVSSSFDCYTP; this is encoded by the exons atgctCGTTGCTACATTAAATACTAGCCTTcccttcctctctttttcatcattttcatcctgtGATACAATCGTTCAAGCTATATGTAGCTATCCACGTTGTTCAAATGTCTTGTTTCCACATTGGCGGGAACACAAGCTGTTATCTAGAAGTCTGATTTGTTTAGCCAGCTCGAAGAATGCTGGTTCAAGTCCTGTTCCTAATGCCAGCCAGAATCCTGATTCAAAACCTAAAAAGCCAAATCCCCGGACACGTGAATCTAAAGCACCCAAAGATAAAGATAAAAATCTGAAGAATATATTCCCCACGACAATTCCTAAAAAGCCAAGGCGTGGTCGTAGGAGTGAAGCAGCTGCAGTTGAGGATTTTATTCGTGATTCTCTGGAGCGGACATTTGCATCAATCAAAGAACAGGATTTTGAAATCCTGAAAGACAAGGAAAGCATCATAAAGGAGAGGGTAGATGAGGAGAGTGGTTCTGATCATAGTAGTGACGATGAAGATCATGATAATGGGAGTAGAGAGAAAAACATGGTAATGGAGGAGGAGGATCCAAATTGGCCTCTCGATGCAGATGTGGGCTGGGGAATTAGGGCATCAGAATATTTTGAGCAGCATCCCATCAGAAATGTTGTTGGAGAAGATGGTGTTGAGATTGATTGGGAAGGGGAGATTGATTATGGGTTGGTCAAGGAGATAAATTGTCTTGAATGGGAAAGCTTTGCATTTCGTCCAAGCCCCttaattgttcttgtttttGAAAGATACAACAG GGCAAGTGAAAACTGGAAAGTTTTGAAGGAGCTTGAGAAAGCAGCAGAGGTCTTTTGGAAAGCCAAGGAACGGTTGCCTCCTCGG TGTAATGCAATCGATCTCCTTGAACGTGTGCCAATAGTATCATCAAGTTTTGACTGTTACACTCCGTAA